One Pygocentrus nattereri isolate fPygNat1 chromosome 12, fPygNat1.pri, whole genome shotgun sequence DNA window includes the following coding sequences:
- the LOC108414849 gene encoding serine-rich adhesin for platelets-like translates to MAVVNIWFNSGSSLVALGTLVGGVPSATISNISSSELLSVSKNPTFISNIKSAPEVVQETYVQKIVSVDKTKVVENVPDALAVHIPPVLLTSSATVDVSLINKKSWSQEQAVVLFETVASHSNNTEELSVSMLQGFTCTSVQTLSQLKVKQLVRACRPRTDRNKVVLQESQLTCMYNYVKDDSSLSFSDFPADMLLYYRYEEVQKVNCRSYFSALGGADFSVLSSVLNRQSILFQNAQNCLSISSAGLTKDQVEVLGNMACTLDAPYIKNSHPLILEKLKNCGDLSDSQAAAVQDLLLTGNTPYGNPSTWNQETLEKLGILPLYFNHVFWGKLYSTVKKEFQKTFNPFIRGQKIKMYKQKRFFTECNFNSRSKRGAELCTVGNITATEIANPGFPATYDATQLDMCLDITVLNDNLGAVTEKVVDTNMQIVILNKLNQFYPSGLPENVLHLLGPTSRVASVSDISKWNITTIDTLSSLMNSTNGDWNTTQSAAVIMKYLNMSRNTLRTAELNAIGSYLCSLDVSVLKTITADSLMNAKALTVSSCSFDQKSALYFIANISFSTQRSNPATYYQFIRPYLGGAPLEDIQALSTQNISMEIPTFISLNLAVVKALSVSTVRDLLGVNTIYLKDYENSSVIQAWEANQKQSDLNTLNLNLVNTTIASVSTATVNTTTGHVDNTTSATTASFNTTVTPTPSVNTTIVSVSTATVNTTTGHVDNTTSATTATLNTTATPTSSVNTITAIANVSTASVNTTIGHVDNNTISATTASLNTTVTPTPSVNTTIASVSTATVNTTTGHVDNTTSATTATINTTATPTSSVNTTIAIVNVSNATVNTTTGHVDNTTTSATTANLNTTATPTSSVNTTTAIANVSTASVNTTIGHVDNNTISATTASLNTTVTPTPSVNTTIASVSTATVNTTTGHVDNTTSATTAILNTTATPTSSVNTTIAIVNVSTASVNTTTGHVDNTTTSATTAILNTTATPTSSVNTTTAIANVSTASVNTTIGHVDNNTISATTASLNTTVTPTPSVNTTIASVSTATVNTTTGHVDNTTSATTAILNTTATPTSSVNTTIAIVNVSTASVNTTTGHVDNNTISATTASLNTTVTPTPSVNTTIASVNTATVNTTTGHVDNTTSATTANLNTTATPTSSVNTTIVNVSNATVNTTTGHVDNTTTSATTANLNTTATPTPSVNTTIASVSTATVNTTTGHVDNTTSATTATLNTTATATSSVNTTIAIVNVSTASVNTTIGHVDNNTISATTANLNTTVTPTPSVNTTIASVSTASVNTTIGHVDNTTSATTATINTTATPTSSVNTTIAIVNVSTASVNTTTGHVENNTISATTASLNTTVTPTPSVNITIASVSTATVNTTTGHVDNTTSATTATLNTTATPTSSVNTTIAIVNVSTASVNTTTGHVDNTTTSATTANLNTTVTPTPSVNTTIASVSTATVNTTTGHVDNTTSATTATINNTATPTPSVNTTIAIVNVSTASVNTTIGHVDNNTISATTANLNTTVTPTPSVNTTIASVSTATVNTTTGHVDNTTSATTATLNTTATPTSGVNPTIAIVNVSTASVNTTTGHVDNTTSATTANLNTTATPTSSVNTTIAFANVSTASVNTTVGHVDNSTISATTASLNTTVTPTPSVNTTIVSVSTATVNTTIVHVDNTTSATTATLNTTATPTSSVNTTIAIVNVSTATVNTTTGHVDNTTTSATTANLNNAVTPTPSVNTTIAIVSTATVNTTTGHVDNTTSATTATLNTTATPTSSVNTTIAIVNVSTATVNTTIGHVNNNTISATTANLNTTVTPTPSVNTTITFASVSTASVKTTTGHVDNTTTSATTANLNTTATPTSSVNTTTAIANVSTASVNTTIGHVDNKTISATTASLNTTVTHTPSVNTTIASVSTATVNTTTGHVDNTTSATTAILNTTATPTSSVNTTIAIVNVSTASVNTTTGHVDNNTISATTASLNTTVTPTPSVNTTIASVNTATVNTTTGHVDNTTSATTANLNTTATPTSSDNTTITFASVNTATVNNTNGYIDNTTISATTASLNTTVTPNARVNTSTNDKTIISTTNGTLNTTLPGKITSAPTDAPTTGISTIRTNSATAASSATTSPSFSTGAITIITTTAGITSSASSTSIMATTTTIIAPQIICQGVNSYTLENQLSSGSVSAVLCNFNISEYACSSSSKVAALSSDDLFKLLTCKLPSNVVYSKDIWVLFLQKFAAPLPAALDKYSSVTPSITLPDTSFLNAIGDVIVSSFSTAQLRDAVFITQWFQIRLKPFLSSVPANFLSILSSRTFSCETYQVV, encoded by the exons TTCAACAGTGGTTCTTCCCTGGTGGCACTGGGTACACTTGTCGGAGGTGTTCCCTCAGCAACCATCTCCAACATCTCTTCCTCTGAGCTTCTGTCTGTGTCCAAGAACCCAACATTTATCAGCAACATCAAGTCAGCACCAGAGGTTGTGCAAGAGACATATGTCCAGAAG ATTGTTTCTGTAGACAAAACTAAAGTGGTGGAGAATGTTCCGGATGCATTAGCGGTGCACATACCACCTGTGCTGCTGACGTCGTCAGCCACTGTTGATGTATCACTCATCAACAAGAAGAGTTGGAGCCAAGAACAG GCTGTGGTGTTGTTCGAAACAGTGGCCAGTCACAGCAACAATACAGAAGA GCTGTCAGTGTCAATGCTGCAGGGATTCACCTGCACATCTGTTCAGACTTTGTCACAGCTGAAGGTCAAACAACTGGTGAGAGCCTGCAGACCACGAACAGACAGGAACAAGGTTGTCCTGCAAGAGTCTCAG CTGACCTGCATGTACAACTACGTGAAAGACGATTCATCCTTGAGCTTTAGTGATTTCCCTGCTGACATGCTTCTCTACTACAG GTATGAGGAGGTCCAGAAGGTGAACTGCAGGTCGTACTTCAGTGCTTTGGGTGGAGCAGATTTCTCAGTTCTTTCCAGTGTCCTCAACAGACAGTCCATCTTGTTTCAGAATGCACAGAACTGCCTG AGTATATCTAGTGCAGGTCTGACCAAAGATCAAGTGGAGGTTCTGGGTAATATGGCCTGCACACTGGACGCCCCCTACATCAAGAACTCTCACCCACTCATCCTGGAGAAGCTGAAGAACTGTGGAGATCTTTCTGACTCACAGGCCGCTGCCGTCCAGGATCTGCTCCTCACCGGCAACACTCCTTATGG TAATCCCTCAACATGGAATCAGGAGACCCTGGAAAAGTTGGGCATCCTGCCCCTTTACTTCAACCATGTTTTCTGGGGAAAATTATATTCT ACTGTTAAGAAGGAATTTCAAAAGACATTCAATCCATTCATTAGAGGGCAGAAGATAAAGATGTACAAGCAGAAGAGATTCTTTACAGAGTGCAACTTCAACTCCAGAAGCAAGCGTGGAGCAG AACTGTGCACTGTCGGCAACATCACAGCAACAGAAATCGCAAATCCCGGATTTCCTGCTACCTATGATGCCACCCAGTTGGATATGTGCCTGGACATCACTGTCCTGAATGACAACCTGGGAGCCGTCACTGAGAAAGTTGTGGACACCAACATGCAGATTGTCATTCTGAACAAATTAAACcag TTCTACCCATCAGGCCTTCCAGAAAATGTATTGCATCTACTAGGCCCTACATCTCGTGTGGCCAGTGTTAGTGACATCAGCAAGTGGAACATCACCACAATCGACACGCTATCCTCTCTGATGAACTCAACTAATGGAGACTGGAACACAACCCAG AGTGCTGCAGTGATTATGAAGTATCTGAACATGTCTAGAAACACTCTGAGAACTGCTGAACTAAATGCAATTGGCTCCTACCTCTGTTCTTTGGACGTCAGTGTCCTCAAAACCATCACTGCTGACAGCCTAAT GAATGCGAAAGCTTTGACTGTATCCTCCTGCTCTTTTGATCAGAAATCAGCTCTGTACTTCATTGCCAACATATCATTCAGCACCCAACGCAGCAATCCTGCAACATACTACCAGTTCATCCGCCCTTACCTGG GTGGAGCTCCTTTAGAAGATATACAAGCTCTTTCTACTCAGAACATAAGCATGGAGATCCCCACCTTCATCAGTCTGAACCTTGCTGTTGTTAAG gcCTTGAGTGTGAGTACAGTGCGTGATCTACTGGGAGTGAACACTATCTATCTGAAGGACTATGAGAACTCCTCTGTGATTCAGGCCTGGGAGGCTAACCAGAAACAGTCTGATTTAAATACTCTGAACCTTAACCT TGTCAACACCACCATTGCCAGTGTCAGCACTGCGACAGTCAATACCACAACTGGTCATGTTGACAATACCACCAGTGCCACCACTGCAAGctttaacaccactgttacaCCCACTCCCAGTGTCAACACCACCATTGTCAGTGTCAGCACTGCGACAGTCAATACCACAACTGGTCATGTTGACAATACCACCAGTGCCACCACTGCAACCCTCAACACCACTGCCACACCCACTTCCAGTGTCAACACCATCACTGCCATTGCTAATGTTAGCACTGCATCTGTCAATACCACAATTGGCCATGTCGACAACAACACCATCAGTGCCACCACTGCAAGCCTTAACACCACTGTTACACCCACTCCCAGTGTCAACACCACCATTGCCAGTGTCAGCACTGCGACAGTCAATACCACAACTGGTCATGTTGACAATACCACCAGTGCCACCACTGCAACCATCAACACCACTGCCACACCCACTTCCAGTGTCAACACCACCATTGCCATTGTTAATGTTAGCAATGCCACTGTCAATACCACTACTGGCCATGTCgacaacaccaccaccagtgccaccactgcaaacctcaacaccactgcCACACCCACTTCCAGTGTCAACACCACCACTGCCATTGCTAATGTTAGCACTGCGTCTGTCAATACCACAATTGGCCATGTCGACAACAACACCATCAGTGCCACCACTGCAAGCCTTAACACCACTGTTACACCCACTCCCAGTGTCAACACCACCATTGCCAGTGTCAGCACTGCGACAGTCAATACCACAACTGGTCATGTTGACAATACCACCAGTGCCACCACTGCAATCCTCAACACCACTGCCACACCCACTTCCAGTGTCAACACCACCATTGCCATTGTTAATGTTAGCACTGCATCTGTCAATACCACTACTGGCCATGTCgacaacaccaccaccagtgCCACCACTGCAATCCTCAACACCACTGCCACACCCACTTCCAGTGTCAACACCACCACTGCCATTGCTAATGTTAGCACTGCGTCTGTCAATACCACAATTGGCCATGTCGACAACAACACCATCAGTGCCACCACTGCAAGCCTTAACACCACTGTTACACCCACTCCCAGTGTCAACACCACCATTGCCAGTGTCAGCACTGCGACAGTCAATACCACAACTGGTCATGTTGACAATACCACCAGTGCCACCACTGCAATCCTCAACACCACTGCCACACCCACTTCCAGTGTCAACACCACCATTGCCATTGTTAATGTTAGCACTGCATCTGTCAATACCACTACTGGCCATGTCGACAACAACACCATCAGTGCCACCACTGCAAGCCTTAACACCACTGTTACACCCACTCCCAGTGTCAACACCACCATTGCCAGTGTCAACACTGCGACAGTCAATACCACAACTGGTCATGTTGACAATACCACCAGTGCCACCACTGcaaacctcaacaccactgcCACACCCACTTCCAGTGTCAACACCACCATTGTTAATGTTAGCAATGCCACTGTCAATACCACTACTGGCCATGTCgacaacaccaccaccagtgccaccactgcaaacctcaacaccactgcCACACCCACTCCCAGTGTCAACACCACCATTGCCAGTGTCAGCACTGCGACAGTCAATACCACAACTGGTCATGTTGATAATACCACCAGTGCCACCACTGCAACCCTCAACACCACTGCCACAGCCACTTCCAGTGTCAACACCACCATTGCCATTGTTAATGTTAGCACTGCATCTGTCAATACCACAATTGGCCATGTCGACAACAACACCATCAGTGCCACCACTGcaaacctcaacaccactgttaCACCCACTCCCAGTGTCAACACCACCATTGCCAGTGTCAGCACTGCGTCTGTCAATACCACCATTGGTCATGTTGACAATACCACCAGTGCCACCACTGCAACCATCAACACCACTGCCACACCCACTTCCAGTGTCAACACCACCATTGCCATTGTTAATGTTAGCACTGCGTCTGTCAATACCACTACTGGCCATGTCGAAAACAACACCATCAGTGCCACCACTGCAAGCCTTAACACCACTGTTACACCCACTCCCAGTGTCAACATCACCATTGCCAGTGTCAGCACTGCGACAGTCAATACCACAACTGGTCATGTTGACAATACCACCAGTGCCACCACTGCAACCCTCAACACCACTGCCACACCCACTTCCAGTGTCAACACCACCATTGCCATTGTTAATGTTAGCACTGCATCTGTCAATACCACTACTGGCCATGTCgacaacaccaccaccagtgccaccactgcaaacctcaacaccactgttaCACCCACTCCCAGTGTCAACACCACCATTGCCAGTGTCAGCACTGCGACAGTCAATACCACAACTGGTCATGTTGACAATACCACCAGTGCCACCACTGCAACCATCAACAACACTGCCACACCCACTCCCAGTGTCAACACCACCATTGCCATTGTTAATGTTAGCACTGCGTCTGTCAATACCACAATTGGCCATGTCGACAACAACACCATCAGTGCCACCACTGcaaacctcaacaccactgttaCACCCACTCCCAGTGTCAACACCACCATTGCCAGTGTCAGCACTGCAACAGTCAATACCACAACTGGTCATGTTGACAATACCACCAGTGCCACCACTGCAACCCTCAACACCACTGCCACACCCACTTCCGGTGTCAACCCCACCATTGCCATTGTTAATGTTAGCACTGCATCTGTCAATACCACTACTGGCCATGTCGACAACACCACCAGTGCCACCACTGcaaacctcaacaccactgcCACACCCACTTCCAGTGTCAACACCACCATTGCCTTTGCTAATGTTAGCACTGCATCTGTCAATACCACAGTTGGCCATGTCGACAACAGCACCATCAGTGCCACCACTGCAAGCCTTAACACCACTGTTACACCCACTCCCAGTGTCAACACCACCATTGTCAGTGTCAGCACTGCGACAGTCAATACCACCATTGTTCATGTTGACAATACCACCAGTGCCACCACTGCAACCCTCAACACCACTGCCACACCCACTTCCAGTGTCAACACCACCATTGCCATTGTTAATGTTAGCACTGCCACTGTCAATACCACTACTGGCCATGTCgacaacaccaccaccagtgCCACCACTGCAAACCTCAACAACGCTGTTACACCCACTCCCAGTGTCAACACCACCATTGCCATTGTCAGCACTGCAACAGTCAATACCACAACTGGTCATGTTGACAATACCACCAGTGCCACCACTGCAACCCTCAACACCACTGCCACACCCACTTCCAGTGTCAACACCACCATTGCCATTGTTAATGTTAGCACTGCGACAGTCAATACCACAATTGGCCATGTCAACAACAACACCATCAGTGCCACCACTGcaaacctcaacaccactgttaCACCCACTCCCAGTGTCAACACCACCATTACCTTTGCTAGTGTCAGCACTGCGTCTGTCAAAACCACAACTGGCCATGTCgacaacaccaccaccagtgccaccactgcaaacctcaacaccactgcCACACCCACTTCCAGTGTCAACACCACCACTGCCATTGCTAATGTTAGCACTGCGTCTGTCAATACCACAATTGGCCATGTCGACAACAAGACCATCAGTGCCACCACTGCAAGCCTTAACACCACTGTTACACACACTCCCAGTGTCAACACCACCATTGCCAGTGTCAGCACTGCGACAGTCAATACCACAACTGGTCATGTTGACAATACCACCAGTGCCACCACTGCAATCCTCAACACCACTGCCACACCCACTTCCAGTGTCAACACCACCATTGCCATTGTTAATGTTAGCACTGCATCTGTCAATACCACTACTGGCCATGTCGACAACAACACCATCAGTGCCACCACTGCAAGCCTTAACACCACTGTTACACCCACTCCCAGTGTCAACACCACCATTGCCAGTGTCAACACTGCGACAGTCAATACCACAACTGGTCATGTTGACAATACCACCAGTGCCACCACTGcaaacctcaacaccactgcCACACCCACTTCCAGTGACAACACAACAATCACCTTTGCAAGTGTCAACACTGCCACTGTCAATAACACAAATGGCTATATCGACAACACCACCATCAGTGCCACCACTGCAAGCCTCAACACCACTGTCACACCCAATGCCAGAGTCAACACCAGCACTAATGACAAGACCATTATCAGCACCACAAATGGGACTCTCAACACTACACTACCAGGGAAAATTACGTCTGCTCCCACTGATGCACCTACCACTGGAATTTCCACCATCAGAACTAACAGTGCCACAGCAGCCAGCAGTGCCACTACCAGCCCTAGTTTCAGCACTGGTGCaattaccatcatcaccaccactgctgGAATCACCTCCTCTGCCAGTAGCACCAGTATCATGGCCACAACTACCACTATCATAGCACCACAGATCATTTGTCAAGGTGTAAATAG TTATACACTTGAGAATCAGCTTTCGTCTGGAAGTGTATCTGCTGTTCTCTGCAACTTCAACATCTCTGAATATGCCTGTTCATCT TCCTCTAAGGTTGCTGCTCTGTCCTCTGATGATCTCTTCAAACTACTGACTTGCAAACTGCCAAGCAACGTGGTCTACTCTAAAGACATTTGGGTGCTTTTCCTCCAAAAGTTTGCAGCACCTCTCCCGGCAGCTCTGGATAAGTACTCCAGCGTG ACCCCCAGCATCACTCTGCCTGACACATCTTTTCTTAATGCCATCGGAGACGTGATAGTCAGCAGCTTCAGTACTGCACAGCTAAGGGATGCCGTTTTCATCACCCAGTGGTTCCAGATTCGGCTCAAACCATTTTTATCATCAGTGCCTGCAAACTTCCTTTCCATTCTCAGTTCCAGGACCTTCAGCTGTGAGACCTACCAAGTTGTGTAA